In Helianthus annuus cultivar XRQ/B chromosome 8, HanXRQr2.0-SUNRISE, whole genome shotgun sequence, a single genomic region encodes these proteins:
- the LOC110871936 gene encoding uncharacterized protein LOC110871936: protein MASPSPWQNSSPKPSPFTGTSSPITVFPVIFTNKHRTSFTTLPFPHCCCSARPNNEKTRLRKLDKNLTIGTVSVSDDVVVSREEKSMKKRPNLSYKSLFGRRTLWRRIFFASAKVRSILLLNVITLVYASDIPVLKEVEAVMDPAAFTVVRFTVTAIPFLPFAWRAWGDVQIRNSGLELGFWVSLGYIMQAFGLLTSDAGRASFISMFTVIVVPLIDGMLGAVIPARTWFGALMSIIGVGMLECSGSPPCVGDLFNFLSALFFGIHMLRTEHISRKTHKDNFLPVLGYEVCVVALSSIVWYLIGGVIDGNLEYHPSSWTWEMFMNWIVEFPWIPALYTGVFSTGTCLWIEMTAMRDISATETAIIYGLEPIWGAGFAWFLLGERWGLPGWFGAALVLGGSLTVQIIGASSPSSSVKHDSSNTKDGVTLMPDRQSGLSASPVPVSSRKDVSDLLKK, encoded by the exons ATGGCTTCCCCATCGCCATGGCAGAACTCATCACCAAAACCGTCACCGTTCACCGGAACCTCATCTCCGATCACCGTTTTTCCGGTCATCTTCACTAACAAACACCGAACTTCTTTCACTACTTTACCTTTTCCGCACTGCTGTTGCAGTGCCAGACCTAATAACGAGAAAACGAGACTCAGAAAACTCGATAAAAACCTTACGATCGGAACAGTTTCAGTCTCTGATGATGTTGTTGTAAGTAGAGAAGAGAAATCGATGAAGAAGAGACCGAATCTGAGCTACAAATCGTTGTTTGGAAGACGGACGTTGTGGCGACGGATTTTTTTTGCGTCGGCGAAAGTTCGGAGTATTCTGTTGCTGAATGTTATTACTCTCGTTTACG CTAGTGACATACCAGTGTTAAAAGAGGTTGAAGCAGTCATGGACCCCGCAGCTTTCACTGTTGTGAGATTTACTGTCACTGCCATTCCGTTTCTCCCGTTTGCTTGGAGAGCTTGGGGCGATGTTCAAATACGCAATTCAGGACTTGAGTTGGGCTTTTGGGTCAGTTTAGGCTATATCATGCAGGCTTTTGGACTGCTGACTTCTGATGCCGGGCGTGCATCCTTTATTTCTATGTTTACC GTAATTGTGGTTCCATTGATTGATGGTATGCTAGGAGCAGTGATTCCTGCTCGAACTTGGTTTGGAGCCCTTATGTCCATTATTGGGGTTGGAATGCTGGAATGCAGTGGCTCACCTCCATGT GTTGGTGATTTGTTTAACTTTCTAAGCGCCTTATTCTTCGGCATACACATGCTAAGAACCGAGCATATATCAAGGAAAACACACAAAGATAACTTCTTGCCAGTTCTTGGATATGAG GTGTGTGTTGTTGCTTTATCATCTATTGTTTGGTATTTGATTGGAGGTGTGATTGATGGTAACCTAGAGTATCATCCATCATCTTGGACATGGGAAATGTTTATGAACTGGATTGTGGAGTTCCCTTGGATACCAGCTTTATATACTGGTGTCTTTTCTACTGGTACATGCTTGTGGATAGAG ATGACAGCAATGCGCGATATATCAGCCACAGAAACCGCGATAATATACGGGTTGGAGCCAATTTGGGGAGCTGGTTTTGCATGGTTTCTCCTTGGTGAAAGATGGGGCCTACCTGGATGGTTTGGTGCTGCTCTTGTTCTAG GTGGAAGTTTAACGGTGCAGATAATCGGGGCATCTTCTCCCAGTTCATCTGTAAAACATGACAGTTCCAATACAAAAGATGGCGTCACTCTTATGCCAGATAGACAAAGCGGGCTATCTGCTTCACCGGTTCCAGTCAGTTCTAGAAAAGATGTCTCTGATTTATTAAAGAAGTAA